The following proteins are encoded in a genomic region of Salvelinus namaycush isolate Seneca chromosome 12, SaNama_1.0, whole genome shotgun sequence:
- the si:dkey-175m17.7 gene encoding uncharacterized protein si:dkey-175m17.7 — protein MPPLPLDERIVVIQRPKNLALPGSSPQPHSHITAHSNKLLSRPSHPHPPQSYPNPPSSNSLSLECKRRSSSRLQKTKVDKAIVSEGTRHTPSHCHSNGTVTLGPRPHQHTHTIDIKLSVNKGTKGGGHSNSLVRSGSVKGSKKRVSLRLDPGYGEKNTGGTSGKPGGAVQQLQNHPQNQRQASPGSHHQNHLAVSPGGVLEFVPSQRQQSKSRREKVQNVSSKVCSASFPPRGAREVPYVGNKENSKLGPVHQNPNPHSLPGHHNSVPVPHAAVLNSHYPVPPPSHHPRAPTSFQQPLNQPRPSRGRDHRPQILHGLPLSPCSSRGGFPSPDHTCTIDFSHPFSCGCWKLVRCRGGRGRSAGCQRGRGSPSSSFSCGHGHGVVGVNHRGGAAMGLRTLGGCLSTASTTNTSSSNSTVSDCRTGLLRPLRCASCSGEAGAFESPAAFRKKLVGGCLPCTPLSSSAPLRALQSCVSGCNPKASQAGSSTCSYCSSDPIVVTFNPRRGSKPPGMGRGVGAGPPMGVFPADDDDYSVRTIWPEELAKKMTRSKTQQNQQSCAGMGMGVGKTSVGQNQNSSNGISPVTLDCRNLLEFTRNQITDHAGRRRLQQGKMAVLDFIGSGPGRDPDQDSLKRLWNKGGESGKVDGMGQEGNITYPRTPSPSTPSPQSPPSFSPPPSAPSTLLKPKPRQRDADGRHSLPSVQSLHLVLNSLNREQDEESGRVHLTLPLSSSLPASLSDENGMTPDVENAVVSPILPFLFLGNERDAQDLDLLLRLNIGYVVNVTTHLPLYHLGSGLVRYKRLPATDNSKQNLRQYFEEVFEFIEEAHQSGRGVLIHCQAGVSRSATIVIAYLMKHTLMTMTDAYKYVRGRRPVVSPNLNFMGQLLEFERDLNSGVTPRILTPKLSGLETQV, from the exons ATGCCTCCACTCCCTCTTGACGAGCGCATAGTGGTTATTCAGCGCCCTAAAAACTTGGCCCTACCTGGGTCCTCCCCACAGCCCCACTCCCATATAACAGCCCATAGCAACAAACTTCTCTCCCGCCCTTCTCATCCCCATCCTCCTCAGTCCTACCCCAATCCTCCCTCCTCGAACTCACTGTCTTTGGAATGCAAGCGCAGGTCATCATCCCGTCTGCAGAAAACCAAGGTCGACAAGGCCATTGTCTCAGAGGGTACCAGACACACCCCTAGCCACTGTCACAGCAACGGGACAGTGACTCTTGGCCCTagaccacaccaacacacacatacgATCGACATCAAGTTATCTGTGAACAAAGGAACAAAAGGAGGGGGGCACAGCAACTCTTTAGTTCGCAGTGGGAGTGTGAAGGGGAGCAAAAAAAGGGTTTCGTTGCGCTTGGATCCAGGATACGGGGAGAAAAACACTGGAGGAACATCAGGGAAGCCTGGAGGAGCAGTGCAGCAACTCCAAAACCATCCACAGAACCAGAGACAGGCCTCACCAGGCAGTCACCATCAGAATCATCTGGCTGTGTCCCCGGGAGGAGTCTTAGAGTTTGTCCCATCTCAGAGACAGCAGTCCAAGTCCAGAAGAGAGAAGGTGCAGAACGTGTCCTCCAAAGTCTGCTCTGCCAGCTTCCCCCCCAGAGGTGCCCGGGAAGTACCCTACGTGGGTAACAAAGAGAATTCCAAACTGGGACCTGTCCATCAAAACCCCAACCCCCACAGCCTGCCCGGCCACCACAACTCTGTCCCTGTGCCCCATGCCGCTGTTCTAAACTCCCACTACcctgtcccccctccctcccaccaccccCGTGCTCCTACCTCGTTTCAGCAACCCCTCAACCAGCCTCGTCCATCCCGCGGCAGGGATCATCGTCCTCAGATCCTCCACGgcctacccctctccccctgttccTCCCGTGGAGGTTTCCCCAGCCCAGACCACACCTGTACCATCGACTTCTCACATCCCTTCAGCTGTGGCTGTTGGAAGCTGGTCCGCTGCAGGGGGGGCAGGGGACGTTCTGCTGGCTGCCAGAGGGGTAGGGGGAGTCCGTCTTCCTCTTTCTCCTGTGGCCACGGCCACGGGGTTGTAGGTGTGAACCACAGAGGGGGCGCAGCAATGGGATTAAGAACTCTTGGGGGATGTTTGTCCACAGCCTCCACCACCAACACTTCATCCTCCAACAGCACTGTGTCGGACTGCCGCACGGGCTTGCTCAGACCCCTGCGATGTGCCTCCTGCTCCGGGGAGGCTGGCGCCTTTGAGAGTCCTGCTGCATTCCGCAAAAAACTGGTGGGGGGATGCCTGCCCTGTACCCCACTATCCTCCTCAGCCCCGCTGCGAGCCTTACAGAGTTGTGTGAGTGGCTGCAACCCCAAAGCCAGTCAGGCCGGCAGCTCTACCTGCAGCTATTGTAGCAGCGACCCTATAGTTGTCACCTTCAACCCCCGCCGGGGCAGCAAGCCCCCTGGGATGGGCAGGGGTGTAGGGGCAGGGCCCCCCATGGGAGTATTCCCcgctgatgatgatgattatagtGTGCGCACAATCTGGCCCGAGGAGCTGGCGAAAAAGATGACCAGGTCTAAAACCCAACAGAACCAGCAGAGCTGTGCAGGGATGGGGATGGGAGTGGGGAAGACAAGTGTGGGTCAGAACCAAAACAGCAGCAACGGAATCAGCCCTGTCACCCTGGACTGTAGAAACCTATTGGAGTTCACCCGGAATCAGATAACAGACCACGCTGGCCGACGCCGGCTTCAGCAGGGCAAGATGGCCGTCCTAGATTTTATTGGGTCTGGGCCTGGGCGAGATCCAGACCAGGACTCCCTGAAGAGGCTCTGGAACAAAGGTGGGGAGTCAGGAAAGGTGGATGGCATGGGGCAGGAAGGCAATATTACATACCCTCGCACCCCTTCCCCCAGCACCCCCTCTCCCCaatcccctccctccttctcaccCCCACCGTCAGCTCCCAGCACTCTCCTCAAACCCAAACCCAGACAGAGAGATGCAGACGGACGCCATTCCCTCCCCTCCGTCCAGTCCCTCCACCTGGTCCTCAACTCACTCAACAGAGAGCAGGACGAAGAGAGTGGCAGAG TGCACCTCACTCTGCCGCTCTCCTCCTCGCTACCGGCTTCCCTGTCAGATGAGAATGGGATGACCCCTGACGTGGAGAATGCGGTGGTCAGCCCCATCCTACCCTTCCTCTTCCTGGGCAACGAGAGGGACGCCCAGGACCTGGACCTGCTGCTGCGTCTCAACATCGGCTACGTGGTCAACGTCACCACACACCTGCCCCTCTATCACCTCGGCTCCGGCCTGGTACGCTACAAACGGCTGCCGGCTACCGACAACAGCAAGCAGAACCTACGACAGTACTTTGAGGAGGTGTTTGAGTTCATCG AGGAGGCTCACCAGAGTGGGCGAGGAGTGTTGATTCACTGTCAAGCGGGCGTGTCCCGTTCGGCAACCATCGTCATCGCCTACCTGATGAAGCACACCCTTATGACCATGACTGATGCCTACAAGTATGTGCGTGGCCGTCGTCCTGTGGTGTCTCCCAACCTCAACTTCATGGGTCAGCTACTGGAGTTTGAGAGGGACCTCAACTCCGGGGTCACTCCTCGCATCCTGACCCCCAAACTCAGCGGCCTGGAGACCCAGGTCTGA